From a region of the Butyrivibrio sp. AE3004 genome:
- the panC gene encoding pantoate--beta-alanine ligase, whose product MIKATTINEVKENVREWKRQGLTIGLVPTMGYLHEGHASLIERARKECDKVIVSDFVNPIQFGPKEDLATYPRDFEADCKLCESLGTDLIFHPEPEEMYLDGFHSYVGVDTLSAELCGKSRPIHFNGVCTVVSKLFNISEADKAYFGQKDAQQLAIVKRMVRDLNYNIDIVGCPIIREDDGLAKSSRNIYLNSDERKKALILHKALTKGEELVREGEKDVKKVIKTIRDIIESEPIARVDYVEIVDWNELQKIDKIEGPILAAVAVYIGEKVRLIDNFVVE is encoded by the coding sequence ATGATAAAAGCAACCACAATAAATGAAGTTAAGGAAAACGTAAGAGAATGGAAAAGGCAGGGACTGACCATCGGCCTCGTTCCCACAATGGGCTATTTGCATGAGGGCCACGCAAGCCTCATAGAGCGTGCAAGAAAAGAGTGCGACAAAGTCATTGTCTCTGATTTTGTAAACCCGATCCAGTTCGGACCAAAGGAAGACCTTGCTACCTACCCCAGAGATTTTGAGGCAGATTGCAAACTATGTGAAAGTCTCGGAACAGATCTCATCTTCCACCCCGAACCGGAGGAAATGTATCTTGACGGTTTCCATTCATATGTTGGTGTTGACACTTTATCCGCAGAGCTTTGCGGCAAAAGCCGTCCCATTCATTTTAACGGTGTCTGCACCGTAGTCAGCAAGCTTTTCAATATCTCTGAAGCCGACAAGGCTTATTTCGGACAAAAAGATGCTCAACAACTTGCCATAGTAAAACGCATGGTACGAGACCTTAATTACAATATTGATATTGTCGGCTGTCCCATCATCCGTGAAGATGACGGTCTTGCAAAGAGCTCCCGTAACATCTATTTAAACAGCGATGAGAGAAAGAAGGCGCTCATCCTCCACAAAGCTCTCACTAAGGGTGAGGAACTTGTCCGCGAAGGCGAAAAGGACGTCAAAAAGGTTATAAAGACCATCAGAGACATCATTGAATCAGAGCCTATCGCACGTGTTGACTATGTTGAAATCGTCGACTGGAATGAGCTTCAGAAAATAGACAAAATTGAAGGCCCCATCCTTGCAGCTGTTGCGGTATATATCGGAGAAAAGGTCAGACTTATAGATAATTTCGTGGTTGAATAA
- the panD gene encoding aspartate 1-decarboxylase, whose translation MNLTMLKGKIHRATVVQAALDYVGSITIDEDLLDAAGIREYEMVQIVDVENGNRFETYTIAGKRGSGMICLNGAAARCVQVGDHVIIMCYCSLSEEEADTHKPKVVFVDENNKAVRITNYEKHGRLEDM comes from the coding sequence ATGAACTTAACAATGCTAAAAGGTAAAATTCACAGAGCAACCGTAGTACAGGCGGCACTGGATTACGTAGGAAGCATCACTATCGATGAGGATCTTCTTGATGCGGCAGGCATCAGGGAATATGAAATGGTTCAGATTGTGGATGTTGAAAACGGAAACCGTTTTGAGACCTACACCATCGCAGGTAAGCGTGGAAGTGGCATGATATGTTTAAACGGCGCTGCTGCCAGATGCGTACAGGTCGGTGACCATGTGATCATCATGTGCTACTGCAGCCTCTCCGAGGAGGAGGCAGATACTCACAAGCCTAAGGTTGTATTCGTTGACGAAAACAACAAGGCCGTGCGCATTACCAACTATGAAAAGCACGGACGACTTGAAGACATGTAA
- the pyrF gene encoding orotidine-5'-phosphate decarboxylase: protein MINKLIAGIKKTEAPIVVGLDPKTDFIPKRILDKAFAEHGQSAEAVAESFFEFNKEIVDHICDLVPAVKPQVAMYEQFGLPGLVAYKKTIDYCHEKGLLVIADVKRGDIGSTSESYALAHLGASKVGDTLVKGFDADFATVNPYLGSDGVKPFINVCNEFDKGIFVLVKTSNPSSGELQDKIADGKPLYETVGDLVEKWGMESMDGSYSNVGAVVGATYPEMGKVLRDVMPHAFILVPGYGAQGGKGADLVHFFDKDGLGAIVNSSRGIIAAWKNEKYGDPSKELLGEAARAAVLDMKEDIKSALA, encoded by the coding sequence ATGATTAATAAGTTGATTGCCGGTATTAAAAAGACAGAAGCACCTATAGTTGTAGGTCTTGATCCTAAGACTGATTTCATCCCGAAGAGAATTCTGGACAAAGCTTTTGCTGAGCATGGTCAGAGTGCTGAAGCGGTTGCGGAGAGTTTTTTTGAGTTCAACAAAGAAATCGTTGATCACATCTGTGACCTTGTTCCCGCTGTAAAGCCTCAGGTTGCAATGTATGAGCAGTTCGGACTTCCTGGGCTTGTGGCTTATAAAAAGACTATTGATTACTGTCATGAAAAAGGTCTCCTTGTTATAGCCGATGTAAAAAGAGGCGATATAGGTTCAACCTCTGAGTCATACGCACTTGCACATCTTGGTGCATCTAAGGTTGGTGATACACTTGTAAAGGGCTTCGATGCGGATTTTGCAACGGTTAATCCTTATCTTGGCTCAGACGGAGTTAAGCCTTTCATAAATGTATGTAATGAATTCGACAAAGGTATCTTCGTACTTGTAAAAACTTCGAACCCCAGCAGCGGTGAGCTTCAGGATAAGATTGCAGATGGAAAGCCGCTCTATGAAACAGTAGGTGACCTTGTTGAGAAATGGGGTATGGAATCAATGGATGGTTCCTACAGTAATGTAGGTGCGGTAGTTGGAGCAACATATCCTGAAATGGGTAAGGTTCTCCGCGATGTTATGCCCCACGCATTCATCCTTGTTCCGGGCTACGGCGCTCAGGGCGGTAAGGGCGCAGACCTCGTTCATTTCTTCGATAAGGACGGACTTGGCGCAATCGTTAATTCTTCAAGAGGAATCATAGCTGCATGGAAAAATGAGAAATACGGCGATCCTTCAAAGGAACTCCTTGGAGAAGCAGCAAGGGCAGCAGTTCTCGATATGAAAGAGGATATAAAAAGCGCACTCGCATAA
- a CDS encoding response regulator: protein MDKRVLLIGSQRSFMVNAIAKGLSGDGYEVVQCDFSKESIEAVENKPELYVLYLGDIDITDPEKSGIEPLKYLDETIDKQRFFLYEVGNTDELEFASKFLSKIKVTERFLRPLDVKELADQLDMVVQSNAMGEDQKKKILVVDDDGTMLRMIKTWLSVKYRVYMASSGKIALNFLQSNAVDLVLLDYMMPQMGGPEVLLEIRKDEKLKNLPVMFLTSKSDKESVVSVASLKPAKYLLKTMPKAKLLGSIDEFFFGPIR from the coding sequence ATGGATAAAAGAGTTTTGCTTATCGGATCACAAAGAAGCTTCATGGTAAATGCTATAGCAAAAGGACTTTCAGGTGATGGATACGAAGTTGTGCAGTGTGATTTTTCAAAGGAATCTATAGAAGCTGTGGAGAATAAGCCTGAACTTTATGTGTTGTATCTGGGAGACATTGATATTACGGATCCTGAAAAGAGCGGAATAGAGCCACTTAAATATCTTGATGAGACTATAGACAAACAGCGTTTCTTTTTATATGAAGTGGGAAATACTGATGAGCTGGAGTTCGCATCAAAATTCCTGTCCAAAATAAAGGTTACAGAAAGATTCCTTAGGCCTCTTGATGTTAAAGAACTGGCGGATCAGCTGGACATGGTAGTACAGAGTAATGCCATGGGAGAGGATCAGAAAAAGAAAATTCTTGTAGTGGATGATGACGGGACAATGCTGCGTATGATAAAGACCTGGCTTTCCGTAAAATACAGGGTATATATGGCAAGTAGCGGCAAGATAGCTCTGAATTTTCTTCAGAGTAATGCGGTTGACCTGGTCCTTCTGGATTATATGATGCCGCAGATGGGTGGACCGGAGGTTCTGCTTGAAATCAGAAAGGATGAAAAGCTAAAGAATCTTCCCGTTATGTTTCTGACCTCCAAGAGTGACAAGGAGAGTGTAGTGTCGGTAGCTTCGCTAAAACCTGCGAAATATCTTCTAAAGACAATGCCAAAGGCAAAGCTTCTTGGGAGCATCGACGAGTTTTTCTTTGGACCTATAAGATGA
- a CDS encoding ATP-binding protein produces the protein MYRKHDYNFYLRYIVLIILFAVTTTLTIHNNLHIDNSESLSAFQFAVVYFLKFSPLIILSAFEGVIPSILSCFLLFAVKASVNKELAFVAGIYILGAAITHYFSMSGMFGKIKKAVLVMLFYMFFYGSVWGGLLGILAGRGFMEFIPTRSFFYFINELPEAFLSVAVLYLVFAKSPNKIKALFFSGVYYRTDVDELTMKMADLRKSKLSRTISMIIGVQACALGFVAAVYANTLIPSMKQAAAIEINEEVDKITTEIDWSKMTNIIDLEQKVSAIEAVRKSGYISLGLNNETLIFDTKLILLILIVVIPLSVLANQFAQYRITRPIMRLADAVQAFYDLGASGLDENLEKLRNLNIYTDDEIEYMYTNSVKTAETMVSYIKMIQAQRSLADELRSQQMANEAKNNFLSSMSHEIRTPINAMLGFNEMILRESKDPEILKYASNVNSSGKLLLGLVNDILDFSRIEAGKTEIIPVEYDLSSLVNDLINTAHMRMKGKGLELKTNISTDIPCILMGDEIRIKQCAMNVITNAIKYTNEGSVTITIDHKVIDDDNISLRFNIKDTGIGIRKEDMDKLFAPFERIEESRNRTIEGTGLGMNIVKQLLSLMDSRLLVSSEYGKGSEFSFSIKQKVLNWNPIGDFAATYEETLMGQDTYHESFHAPEARILVVDDTLANLTVIQGLLKQTQIKVDTAESGFEALEKVCENKYNIIFMDHRMPTMDGIETFRAMKDLDENINKDTPVYALTANVISGAREMYFKEGFSGYLPKPVDSGRLEDTILKELPTELIIRPEDDDFVLESTPEEIGAENLEAIGIMTHINGIDYETGVKNCGGPSALREVATNFAYAIESNAKSIEDAWNFKDFENYTTYVHGLKSSARVIGATELANLAAYLEQCGNKKDIHEIERRTPELLTMYKEYIDYLEPLTEGGDLEKEEDMNKPLIEPEELKGALTSLREFVEGSYFDSADDVVSMMDDYRMPDDFKATYKEIKRMLSAVDRDGLLRILEQI, from the coding sequence ATGTACCGAAAACACGACTATAACTTTTATCTGCGATACATAGTTCTGATCATATTATTCGCAGTTACAACGACACTGACTATTCATAACAATTTGCATATAGACAATAGTGAGAGCTTAAGTGCCTTTCAGTTTGCGGTTGTGTATTTTTTAAAGTTTTCACCGCTTATTATATTGTCTGCGTTTGAGGGCGTAATACCTTCAATTTTGTCATGCTTTCTTTTGTTTGCTGTTAAAGCATCGGTTAATAAAGAGCTCGCGTTTGTGGCCGGCATTTATATTTTGGGTGCTGCCATTACTCATTATTTTTCCATGAGCGGAATGTTTGGAAAAATTAAGAAGGCAGTTCTTGTTATGCTTTTTTACATGTTCTTTTACGGAAGTGTGTGGGGAGGCTTACTTGGAATACTGGCGGGCAGAGGCTTTATGGAATTTATTCCGACCAGATCCTTTTTCTATTTTATTAATGAGCTCCCGGAGGCGTTTCTTTCCGTGGCAGTTTTGTATCTGGTATTTGCCAAATCGCCGAATAAGATAAAGGCTTTGTTTTTCAGCGGCGTCTATTACAGAACCGATGTTGACGAGCTTACCATGAAAATGGCGGATCTTAGGAAGTCAAAGCTAAGCCGGACTATATCCATGATAATCGGAGTTCAGGCATGTGCTCTCGGATTTGTTGCCGCAGTTTACGCAAATACTCTGATACCGAGTATGAAGCAGGCTGCTGCGATTGAGATAAATGAAGAAGTTGATAAAATTACCACTGAGATTGACTGGTCGAAAATGACTAACATAATCGATCTTGAACAGAAGGTCAGTGCTATTGAGGCTGTGAGAAAATCCGGATATATAAGTCTTGGGCTTAATAATGAGACTCTGATTTTTGATACCAAGCTGATACTTCTGATATTGATAGTGGTAATCCCATTAAGCGTACTTGCAAACCAGTTTGCCCAGTACAGGATTACCAGACCTATAATGCGGCTTGCTGATGCTGTGCAGGCATTCTATGACCTTGGTGCCAGCGGTCTTGATGAAAATCTTGAAAAGCTCAGAAACCTCAATATCTACACGGATGATGAGATTGAGTATATGTACACCAACTCCGTAAAAACAGCGGAGACCATGGTCAGCTATATAAAAATGATACAGGCGCAAAGGAGTCTTGCTGATGAGCTAAGGTCACAGCAGATGGCAAACGAAGCCAAGAACAATTTTTTGTCCAGCATGTCACATGAAATAAGGACACCGATAAATGCCATGCTTGGTTTCAACGAGATGATTCTCAGAGAGAGCAAGGACCCGGAAATATTAAAGTATGCTTCGAACGTTAACAGCTCAGGAAAGCTTCTTCTTGGACTGGTTAATGATATCCTTGATTTTTCAAGGATTGAAGCGGGAAAAACGGAGATAATACCCGTTGAGTACGACCTTAGTTCACTTGTTAACGATCTGATAAACACCGCGCACATGAGAATGAAGGGAAAAGGGCTTGAGCTTAAGACCAATATTTCCACTGATATTCCATGTATACTTATGGGCGATGAGATACGTATAAAACAATGTGCTATGAACGTCATCACCAATGCTATCAAATATACCAACGAGGGAAGTGTTACTATTACTATTGATCACAAGGTGATAGATGATGATAATATTTCACTCAGATTCAATATTAAGGATACCGGAATAGGAATACGCAAAGAGGATATGGATAAGCTCTTTGCTCCCTTTGAGCGAATTGAGGAGAGCAGAAACCGCACGATCGAAGGCACCGGCCTTGGAATGAATATCGTTAAGCAGCTCCTTTCGCTTATGGATTCAAGACTTCTTGTCAGCAGTGAGTACGGAAAGGGCAGCGAGTTTTCATTTTCAATAAAGCAGAAGGTTCTGAACTGGAATCCTATCGGAGATTTTGCGGCGACCTATGAGGAGACACTGATGGGACAGGATACCTATCATGAGAGCTTCCACGCACCGGAGGCCAGAATCCTTGTGGTTGACGATACGCTTGCAAACCTTACGGTAATCCAGGGACTTTTGAAGCAGACTCAGATAAAGGTTGATACGGCTGAGAGTGGCTTTGAGGCTCTGGAAAAGGTCTGTGAAAATAAGTACAACATTATTTTCATGGATCACAGAATGCCGACCATGGACGGCATTGAAACCTTCCGTGCAATGAAGGATCTTGATGAAAACATAAATAAAGACACTCCTGTATATGCGCTTACCGCAAATGTAATAAGCGGTGCAAGGGAGATGTACTTTAAGGAAGGCTTTTCGGGGTATCTTCCAAAACCCGTGGATTCAGGGAGGCTTGAGGATACGATATTAAAAGAGCTTCCGACTGAGCTTATAATAAGACCGGAGGATGATGATTTTGTCCTGGAGTCAACACCGGAGGAAATAGGAGCAGAGAATCTTGAAGCAATAGGTATTATGACACACATAAACGGTATCGATTATGAGACAGGTGTAAAGAACTGTGGTGGCCCTTCCGCACTCAGGGAAGTTGCAACTAATTTTGCATATGCCATAGAGTCCAATGCAAAGTCAATAGAGGATGCCTGGAATTTCAAGGATTTCGAGAACTATACGACCTATGTGCACGGTTTAAAGAGCTCCGCAAGAGTTATAGGTGCTACGGAACTGGCGAACCTTGCAGCCTACCTTGAGCAATGTGGAAACAAGAAAGATATTCATGAGATAGAGAGAAGAACTCCCGAACTTCTTACAATGTACAAAGAGTATATAGACTATTTAGAGCCGCTTACGGAAGGCGGGGACTTAGAAAAAGAAGAGGATATGAACAAGCCCCTGATAGAACCTGAGGAGCTTAAGGGAGCACTTACGAGTCTTAGGGAATTTGTGGAAGGCTCATATTTTGACAGTGCTGACGACGTTGTTTCTATGATGGATGACTATCGTATGCCGGATGATTTTAAGGCAACCTATAAGGAAATAAAAAGGATGCTATCGGCAGTAGACAGAGACGGTCTCCTTAGAATATTGGAACAGATTTAA
- a CDS encoding EAL domain-containing protein gives MLRNEEIDQLTGLPNLYSFRKEAQKLMENRSNRDREFVIIYFDVQNFKNYNARYGFEAGDRFLQNMAKHINKIFPELMVARFSDDHFVALAYFDSIESRIDDLGRRIMSYNPDSGVELHAGIYQIEPDDYDISSACDKARIACNSIKKNYDSIFRYYDRELGTQLDLDHYIIHHIDEAVANGYIHVYYQPVVRVITGRVCGFEALARWIDPEHGFLMPGAFIPILEDAHKIYKLDAYIVRQVCRDIREYMDQGLKPHPVSINISRTDFHQKDMYRVVNDAVGKCNIPKSLIHIEVTESALGDSQDTLKGTIDKFRRGGYQVWMDDFGSGYSSLNLLKDYEFDVLKFDMKFLQNFGSNPKETAIWENVINMAEEIGIQTLAEGVETLEAWDFLKRVGCEKAQGYFFGRPMTKEECIDYLDEVTERKDDRNLLEKDEEAYDHNRKIIELKKEEEEEGEEERIGSIDDELFMAESPVYLTLAARGFVSLLEYNSYSQFQKHSFFIVANLTKDKLMRLHLSSKRKILDKSYHQEESYQKMIDEIVENTVIKDEQENVADFFGKERLILAYHSGITSDDLEFHRIVDVKMAPRWTHTIYQIMEDNGELIAYFLSFDIDEYKRSKDLVRQMAERDSLTGLYNRHTAVPLIRNRLYRHQNGKSAMIMADIDDFRVINDKYGNFAGDEVLRRISARLDDIFGRDGIVCHLDQDEFLVFVENVEPDNLKKRIDVLCESTYEVSYHSEKITFTISAGYVIHPDQGRGYHDLFRKADQAMSRAKQAGKGLGLQFEEQ, from the coding sequence ATGCTTAGAAATGAGGAGATTGATCAGTTAACAGGTCTGCCAAATCTGTATTCGTTCAGAAAAGAAGCACAAAAACTGATGGAAAACCGCAGCAACAGGGATCGTGAGTTTGTCATCATTTATTTTGATGTGCAGAATTTCAAGAATTACAACGCCCGCTATGGTTTTGAAGCAGGGGATCGCTTTTTACAGAATATGGCAAAACATATAAACAAAATCTTTCCGGAGCTTATGGTTGCCAGGTTTTCGGATGATCATTTTGTTGCGCTTGCTTATTTTGACAGTATTGAATCCAGAATAGATGACCTCGGACGAAGGATTATGAGCTATAATCCGGATTCCGGGGTAGAATTGCATGCGGGCATTTATCAGATCGAACCGGATGATTATGATATCAGCAGCGCTTGTGATAAGGCGAGGATTGCATGCAATAGCATAAAGAAGAATTACGACAGTATTTTCAGATATTATGACAGAGAACTGGGAACGCAGTTAGACCTTGATCATTACATAATCCATCATATAGATGAAGCTGTTGCAAACGGATATATTCATGTCTATTATCAGCCTGTAGTCAGGGTTATAACGGGACGAGTATGCGGTTTTGAGGCTCTTGCCCGGTGGATTGACCCGGAACACGGCTTTCTTATGCCCGGAGCTTTCATTCCGATTCTTGAAGATGCCCATAAAATATATAAGCTGGATGCCTATATAGTCAGACAGGTGTGCCGCGATATAAGAGAATATATGGATCAGGGATTAAAGCCCCACCCTGTTTCAATAAATATCTCACGTACAGATTTTCATCAAAAGGATATGTATCGTGTGGTAAATGATGCTGTAGGCAAATGCAACATTCCAAAGAGCCTTATTCACATAGAGGTTACGGAGAGTGCTCTTGGTGACAGTCAGGATACTCTAAAGGGAACTATCGATAAATTCAGACGCGGTGGTTATCAGGTTTGGATGGATGACTTTGGAAGCGGTTATTCCTCGTTAAATCTTCTAAAGGACTACGAATTTGATGTCTTAAAATTCGATATGAAGTTTTTGCAGAACTTTGGCTCCAATCCTAAGGAGACAGCTATTTGGGAGAACGTAATAAACATGGCGGAGGAAATCGGCATCCAGACACTTGCAGAGGGCGTTGAAACCCTTGAGGCATGGGATTTCCTTAAGAGGGTCGGCTGCGAAAAAGCCCAGGGGTATTTTTTCGGAAGACCCATGACAAAGGAAGAGTGCATCGATTATCTTGATGAAGTCACAGAACGTAAGGATGATAGAAATCTTTTAGAAAAGGATGAAGAGGCATACGACCATAACAGAAAAATAATCGAACTTAAGAAGGAAGAGGAAGAAGAGGGCGAAGAGGAAAGAATCGGAAGCATAGATGATGAGCTTTTTATGGCTGAATCGCCTGTATATCTGACTCTTGCAGCAAGGGGGTTTGTATCCTTGCTGGAATACAATTCTTACTCACAGTTTCAGAAGCATTCATTTTTCATAGTGGCAAATCTGACAAAGGATAAGCTTATGCGGCTTCACCTTAGCAGTAAGAGAAAAATTCTGGATAAGTCCTATCATCAGGAAGAATCTTACCAGAAGATGATAGATGAGATTGTTGAGAATACGGTTATCAAGGATGAGCAGGAAAACGTAGCTGACTTTTTTGGAAAAGAAAGACTGATACTTGCTTATCACAGCGGGATAACTTCTGATGATCTTGAGTTTCACAGGATTGTGGATGTCAAGATGGCACCGAGATGGACACATACCATATATCAGATAATGGAGGATAACGGTGAGCTTATAGCTTACTTCCTCTCTTTTGATATAGATGAATATAAGCGTTCCAAGGATCTTGTAAGACAGATGGCGGAGAGAGACTCTCTGACAGGCCTTTACAATAGACATACTGCAGTACCGCTAATAAGAAACAGATTATACAGGCATCAGAACGGAAAATCCGCAATGATCATGGCTGATATAGATGATTTCAGAGTTATTAATGACAAATACGGCAATTTTGCGGGAGATGAGGTTTTAAGGAGAATATCCGCAAGGCTTGATGATATCTTTGGAAGAGATGGAATTGTCTGCCACCTTGATCAGGATGAATTTCTTGTTTTCGTGGAAAATGTGGAGCCTGATAATCTGAAGAAAAGGATAGATGTATTGTGCGAAAGCACCTACGAAGTAAGCTATCACTCAGAAAAGATTACTTTTACCATATCTGCAGGTTATGTGATACATCCCGATCAGGGAAGAGGCTACCATGATCTTTTCAGAAAAGCTGACCAGGCGATGAGCAGGGCAAAGCAGGCAGGAAAAGGACTTGGACTACAGTTTGAAGAGCAGTGA
- a CDS encoding YczE/YyaS/YitT family protein → MSITEKIKQYFQKPGFAKKFWIMALGVFFMGFFLSFLISVNLGTDPCTFMNVTVSDRLGIMFGNWQLFINFILFIFVILFDRHQIGPGTIANMVFIGYIADFCRWIWKRTIPDYFFREWPYRGIVFIICLLCFVVAASLYMNADMGVSPYDAIPNILSQRVFKKVPFKFVRICFDATALLIGLFLGGMLEPCTVLMVFLLGPTITFVGNFLNQKVFKFES, encoded by the coding sequence ATGAGCATTACAGAAAAGATCAAACAGTATTTTCAAAAGCCCGGTTTTGCCAAAAAGTTTTGGATAATGGCACTTGGAGTATTTTTTATGGGCTTTTTTCTTTCATTTCTGATTTCGGTCAATCTCGGAACTGACCCATGCACCTTCATGAATGTAACCGTTTCCGACCGCCTTGGCATCATGTTCGGAAACTGGCAGCTTTTTATTAATTTTATACTGTTTATTTTTGTCATTCTTTTTGACCGCCATCAGATAGGTCCCGGCACTATCGCTAACATGGTCTTCATCGGATACATCGCAGATTTTTGCCGATGGATATGGAAAAGGACCATCCCTGATTATTTCTTCAGAGAATGGCCCTATAGAGGTATTGTCTTTATTATATGTCTTCTTTGCTTTGTCGTTGCCGCATCTCTCTACATGAATGCCGACATGGGCGTATCACCCTACGATGCCATTCCGAACATTTTAAGTCAGAGAGTATTTAAGAAGGTTCCCTTTAAATTCGTAAGAATCTGTTTTGATGCAACAGCTTTACTCATAGGCCTTTTCCTTGGAGGAATGCTGGAACCCTGCACCGTCCTCATGGTCTTCCTCCTCGGCCCCACAATTACCTTCGTCGGAAATTTCCTGAACCAGAAGGTATTCAAGTTTGAAAGCTAA